A portion of the Tenacibaculum todarodis genome contains these proteins:
- a CDS encoding lysylphosphatidylglycerol synthase transmembrane domain-containing protein, whose translation MNIKKILKIILPLALGGFLVWYSLSKVSLETLLQYFKEANYWWIALGLFFGVLSHLSRAYRWKFMLEPLGFKPKFANSTMAVLVAYLVNYAVPRAGEVSRAAVMSNYEGIPFEKGFGTIVAERIADLIMMLIIIAITLFFQFDFIYELLTKNFDPTKIIIGLAVLTLLFFVFTRYVKKAKTGFGLKIKTFITGLVEGVTSIFKMKNKWAFIFHTVFIWAMYVAMFWATIPAISGLNVPFGGVLIGFIAGGFSIAATNGGIGLYPVAVAGALALFGVSEEPATAFGWIMWTAQTAMIIIFGGLSFLFLPIYNKDKK comes from the coding sequence TTGAATATTAAAAAGATTTTAAAAATTATATTACCGCTCGCTTTGGGTGGTTTTTTAGTTTGGTATTCTTTATCTAAAGTTTCTTTAGAAACACTTTTACAATACTTTAAAGAAGCCAATTATTGGTGGATTGCACTCGGATTATTCTTTGGAGTTCTAAGCCATTTATCAAGAGCTTATCGTTGGAAATTTATGTTAGAACCATTAGGTTTTAAACCAAAATTTGCAAACAGTACTATGGCAGTTTTAGTTGCCTATTTAGTAAATTATGCTGTTCCAAGAGCAGGAGAAGTTTCCCGTGCAGCAGTAATGAGCAATTACGAAGGTATTCCGTTCGAAAAAGGTTTTGGAACCATTGTTGCAGAACGTATTGCAGACCTAATTATGATGCTAATAATCATAGCAATTACACTCTTTTTTCAATTCGATTTTATTTACGAATTACTCACAAAAAACTTCGATCCAACAAAAATAATTATAGGTTTAGCCGTTTTAACTTTGCTTTTTTTCGTTTTTACCAGATACGTTAAAAAAGCAAAAACTGGTTTTGGATTAAAAATTAAAACATTTATTACAGGTTTAGTAGAAGGCGTTACCAGTATTTTTAAAATGAAAAATAAGTGGGCGTTTATCTTTCACACCGTATTTATATGGGCAATGTATGTAGCAATGTTTTGGGCAACAATTCCTGCAATTAGTGGTTTAAACGTTCCTTTTGGTGGCGTTTTAATCGGTTTTATTGCTGGCGGATTCTCAATAGCCGCAACAAACGGTGGTATTGGTTTATATCCAGTTGCCGTAGCTGGCGCATTAGCGTTATTTGGTGTTTCAGAAGAACCTGCAACCGCTTTTGGGTGGATTATGTGGACAGCGCAAACTGCAATGATCATCATTTTCGGTGGCTTATCATTCCTATTCCTTCCAATTTACAATAAAGACAAAAAATAA
- a CDS encoding cold-shock protein, which produces MKNGTVKFFNESKGFGFVIEDGSKEEYFVHVSGLIDEIREGDAVEFDLKEGRKGLNAVDVRVI; this is translated from the coding sequence GTGAAAAACGGTACAGTAAAATTTTTTAACGAATCTAAAGGATTTGGGTTTGTTATTGAAGATGGTTCAAAAGAAGAGTATTTCGTGCACGTAAGTGGTTTAATCGATGAGATTAGAGAAGGAGATGCAGTAGAATTTGACTTAAAAGAAGGTAGAAAAGGCTTAAATGCAGTAGACGTTAGAGTAATCTAA
- a CDS encoding ribonucleotide-diphosphate reductase subunit beta has protein sequence MEITQIIKRDSETTIFELEKIINAIEKAMITVNHGTREDAIAISKIVNGTLLERKLNEPTYTPTVEQVQDIVEFKLMDSPFHDVAKAYILYRDEQTRSRKANIFEKRINLKPYEYPALNEYVDAIRHSYWIHTEFNYTSDIQDFKTSLTEVEKNAIKNTMLAISQIEVAVKTFWGDIYKKMPKPEIGSVGATFSESEVRHHDAYSHLLEVLGLNNEFKNLKKNPVIMKRVNYLENALKNVKSEDNQEFSESIILFSLFIEHVSLFSQFLIIMAFNKHKNVLKGISNVVEATSKEEQIHGDFGIDLIKIIKEENPDWFNEEHNLLVQETCKEAFLSESKLIDWIFEDGELDFLPKNVINEFIKNRFNNSLESIGISKVFDVDQTLLAETDWFDDEIIGTKHGDFFVKRSINYSKRTKSITSDDLF, from the coding sequence GTGGAAATTACGCAAATCATAAAAAGGGACTCAGAAACTACTATTTTTGAGTTAGAAAAAATTATTAACGCTATAGAAAAAGCGATGATTACTGTAAATCACGGTACTAGAGAAGATGCTATAGCAATTTCTAAGATCGTAAACGGTACTTTATTAGAAAGAAAATTAAATGAACCTACTTATACACCAACTGTAGAGCAAGTTCAAGACATCGTAGAGTTCAAGTTAATGGACAGTCCTTTTCACGATGTAGCAAAAGCGTACATTTTATATAGAGATGAGCAAACAAGAAGTAGAAAAGCTAATATTTTTGAGAAGCGTATAAATTTAAAGCCATATGAATATCCTGCTTTAAATGAATATGTAGATGCCATTAGACATTCTTATTGGATTCACACTGAGTTTAATTACACAAGTGATATACAAGATTTTAAAACATCGCTTACTGAGGTAGAGAAAAATGCTATAAAAAATACCATGTTAGCAATTTCTCAAATAGAAGTTGCTGTTAAAACTTTTTGGGGAGACATTTATAAAAAGATGCCAAAACCAGAAATTGGTTCAGTTGGAGCAACGTTTTCAGAAAGTGAAGTGCGTCATCATGATGCATACTCTCATTTATTAGAAGTTTTAGGATTAAACAACGAGTTTAAAAACTTGAAGAAAAATCCTGTAATTATGAAGCGTGTTAATTACTTGGAAAATGCATTAAAAAATGTAAAAAGTGAAGACAACCAAGAGTTTTCTGAATCTATAATTTTATTTTCTCTATTTATTGAGCACGTATCTTTATTTTCTCAGTTTCTTATTATAATGGCTTTTAATAAGCATAAAAATGTATTAAAAGGAATTTCTAACGTTGTAGAAGCAACTTCTAAAGAAGAGCAAATTCACGGAGATTTTGGTATCGATTTAATTAAAATTATAAAAGAAGAAAATCCAGATTGGTTTAATGAAGAACATAATTTATTAGTACAAGAAACCTGTAAAGAAGCATTTCTTTCAGAAAGTAAACTAATAGATTGGATTTTTGAAGATGGAGAATTAGACTTCTTACCTAAAAACGTAATAAATGAGTTTATTAAAAATAGATTTAATAACTCTTTAGAAAGTATTGGTATTTCAAAAGTGTTTGATGTAGACCAAACTTTATTAGCAGAAACAGATTGGTTTGATGATGAAATTATTGGAACCAAACACGGAGATTTTTTCGTGAAAAGATCTATCAACTATAGTAAAAGAACAAAAAGTATAACAAGCGACGACCTATTTTAA
- the radA gene encoding DNA repair protein RadA, with protein sequence MAKTKTTFFCQNCGTQHAKWVGQCGACKEWNTIVEEVIQKEEKRSWKQATTAKSVTKPLKIADIQLNPEERVITNNNELDTVLGGGLVKGSVTLLGGEPGIGKSTLLLQVALNIKQKVLYVSGEESQSQIKMRAERLESSNSNCLILTETNTQQIFKNIEEVAPEVLVIDSIQTLHTNSIEASPGSISQIRETSAELIKFAKETATPVLLIGHINKEGHIAGPKILEHMVDVVLQFEGDRNHTYRILRSQKNRFGSTAELGIYEMLSTGLREVSNPSEILISKKDADLSGTAIASTLEGIRPLMIEIQALVSTAVYGTPQRSTTGYNLKRLHMILAVLEKRAGFKLGAKDVFLNVTGGINVDDPAIDLAVVAAILSSNQDIAINPNVCFAAEVGLAGEIRPVSKIDQRIIEAEKLGYKTFVASKYNKTASKNHNIKLILVGKIEEAFATLFA encoded by the coding sequence ATGGCAAAAACCAAAACAACTTTTTTCTGTCAAAACTGTGGAACTCAACACGCAAAATGGGTTGGACAATGTGGCGCTTGTAAAGAGTGGAATACCATTGTAGAAGAAGTAATTCAGAAAGAAGAAAAAAGAAGTTGGAAACAAGCCACAACAGCAAAATCAGTTACAAAACCCTTAAAAATTGCCGACATTCAGTTAAATCCTGAAGAAAGAGTAATTACCAATAATAACGAACTAGACACCGTTCTTGGTGGCGGATTGGTAAAAGGATCTGTAACACTTTTAGGTGGAGAACCCGGAATTGGAAAATCTACTTTATTACTGCAAGTTGCTTTAAACATCAAACAAAAAGTACTGTATGTTTCAGGTGAAGAAAGTCAATCGCAAATAAAAATGCGCGCAGAACGGTTAGAAAGTAGCAACTCTAATTGCTTAATTTTAACGGAAACAAATACGCAACAAATTTTTAAAAACATAGAAGAAGTTGCACCAGAAGTTTTGGTGATAGATTCTATTCAAACATTACACACAAATTCTATTGAAGCTTCTCCAGGAAGTATTTCTCAAATTAGAGAAACTTCCGCAGAATTGATAAAATTTGCTAAAGAAACAGCAACTCCAGTATTGCTAATTGGTCATATTAACAAAGAAGGACACATTGCTGGCCCAAAAATTTTAGAACACATGGTAGATGTTGTTTTACAATTTGAAGGCGACAGAAACCATACGTATAGAATATTACGCTCACAAAAAAATAGATTTGGTTCTACAGCAGAATTAGGTATTTACGAAATGCTTTCAACCGGATTAAGAGAGGTTTCTAATCCATCAGAAATATTAATTTCTAAAAAAGATGCCGATTTAAGCGGAACCGCAATTGCATCTACTTTAGAAGGAATTAGACCGTTAATGATAGAAATACAAGCCTTGGTTTCTACAGCAGTTTACGGAACACCTCAACGTTCTACAACAGGTTATAATCTAAAAAGATTGCACATGATTTTAGCCGTGCTAGAAAAAAGAGCAGGCTTTAAATTAGGTGCAAAAGATGTGTTTTTAAACGTTACTGGCGGAATTAATGTTGACGACCCTGCAATTGACTTAGCAGTTGTTGCGGCAATTTTATCATCTAACCAAGATATTGCAATAAACCCAAATGTTTGTTTTGCTGCAGAAGTTGGTTTGGCTGGAGAAATAAGACCCGTTTCTAAAATAGACCAACGAATTATTGAAGCAGAAAAGTTAGGTTATAAAACTTTTGTTGCTTCAAAATACAATAAAACAGCCTCTAAAAATCACAATATAAAATTGATTTTAGTTGGTAAAATTGAAGAGGCCTTTGCAACGTTGTTTGCTTAG
- a CDS encoding helix-turn-helix domain-containing protein, with protein MINKQEELFLINVGKTLKYFRVLKSLSQEDLANDADIPINQIGRIERAEINTSLLTILKITEALEISFVDFFNELTSQE; from the coding sequence GTGATAAACAAACAAGAAGAACTTTTTCTAATAAATGTTGGTAAGACTCTAAAGTATTTTAGAGTTCTAAAAAGTTTATCGCAAGAAGATTTAGCAAATGATGCAGATATTCCTATAAATCAAATTGGTAGAATCGAGCGAGCTGAAATTAATACTTCTCTTTTAACAATTTTAAAGATTACCGAAGCATTAGAAATTTCTTTTGTAGATTTTTTTAATGAATTGACTTCCCAGGAATGA
- a CDS encoding ribonucleoside-diphosphate reductase subunit alpha, with protein MNQNETKTTQTELTDHEKLIQAQNAAREEMLKSKNEPEIEWLTENSRKFLESGYLTGDTTPEERIREIADNAERILKIDGFSDKFYKYMAAGYFSLASPVWSNFGKKRGLPISCFGSHVADDMGDILFSQSEVGMMSKLGGGTSGYFGKLRERGADVKNNGSSSGSVHIMQLFEKMVDVVSQGSVRRGRFSPYLPIDHQDIEEFLEIGTEGNPIQELTHGVTVSNEWMQEMIDGDVAKRSLWAKILQRRGEIGYPYILFRDNANNGTVDVYKDNNHEIYASNLCTEIMLPSNEDWSFVCCLSSVNLVHYDKWKDTDAVETLAFFLDAVMQEFITKLEVYKDSSDRDDQFTFRFMEKAYNFAKENRALGLGALGWHSLLQSKMLAFDSAEAYSLNSEIFKVIKEKSYKASEEMAKMYGEPAVLKGYGRRNTTLNAVAPTTSSAFILGQVSQGIEPIWSNIYVKDIAKIKTTIKNPILEKLLVEKGNNTPDVWRSIRDNDGSVQHLDILTEAEKDVFKTYSEIDQNVIVYQAANRQNHIDQGQSINIMVHPDMPIKDVNKVYINAWKLGVKSMYYQHSMNAAQKFKQKKDCLNCEG; from the coding sequence ATGAACCAAAACGAAACAAAGACTACCCAAACAGAACTTACTGATCACGAAAAGTTAATCCAAGCACAAAACGCTGCTAGAGAAGAAATGCTTAAAAGCAAAAATGAACCAGAAATTGAATGGCTAACAGAAAACAGTCGTAAGTTTTTAGAATCTGGTTATTTAACAGGAGATACAACACCAGAAGAAAGAATCCGTGAAATAGCAGACAATGCAGAACGTATTTTAAAAATTGATGGTTTTTCTGATAAGTTTTATAAATATATGGCTGCTGGTTATTTCTCATTAGCATCGCCAGTTTGGTCTAACTTCGGAAAGAAAAGAGGTTTACCTATTAGTTGTTTTGGTAGTCACGTTGCAGATGATATGGGAGATATTTTATTCTCACAATCAGAAGTTGGTATGATGTCTAAATTAGGAGGAGGAACTTCTGGATATTTTGGTAAGTTGCGTGAAAGAGGAGCAGATGTAAAAAATAATGGTTCATCATCTGGTTCAGTTCACATTATGCAATTGTTTGAAAAAATGGTTGACGTAGTAAGTCAAGGTTCAGTAAGAAGAGGTCGTTTCTCTCCATACTTACCAATAGATCATCAAGATATTGAAGAGTTTTTAGAAATAGGAACAGAAGGAAACCCAATACAAGAATTAACGCATGGTGTTACGGTAAGTAACGAGTGGATGCAAGAAATGATTGATGGTGATGTTGCAAAAAGAAGTCTTTGGGCTAAAATATTACAAAGAAGAGGAGAAATAGGATATCCATATATACTTTTTAGAGACAATGCAAACAATGGAACGGTAGATGTTTATAAAGACAATAACCACGAGATTTATGCAAGTAATTTATGTACAGAAATAATGTTACCATCTAATGAAGATTGGTCTTTTGTTTGTTGTTTATCATCAGTTAATTTGGTGCATTATGACAAATGGAAAGATACAGATGCAGTAGAAACACTAGCATTCTTTTTAGATGCAGTAATGCAAGAATTTATTACCAAGTTAGAAGTATATAAAGACTCATCAGATAGAGACGATCAGTTTACGTTTCGTTTTATGGAAAAAGCCTATAATTTTGCAAAAGAAAATAGAGCATTAGGTTTAGGTGCTTTAGGATGGCACTCTTTATTACAATCTAAAATGTTGGCTTTTGATAGTGCAGAAGCATATTCTTTAAACAGTGAAATCTTTAAAGTAATTAAAGAAAAATCTTACAAAGCATCTGAAGAGATGGCTAAAATGTATGGAGAACCAGCAGTTTTAAAAGGGTATGGAAGACGTAATACAACCTTAAATGCAGTTGCACCAACAACATCATCTGCGTTTATTTTAGGACAAGTATCTCAAGGTATTGAGCCAATTTGGTCTAATATTTATGTAAAAGATATTGCAAAGATTAAAACAACTATTAAGAACCCAATTCTAGAGAAATTATTAGTAGAAAAAGGGAACAATACACCAGATGTTTGGAGAAGTATTAGAGATAATGATGGTTCCGTACAACATTTAGATATTTTAACCGAAGCAGAAAAAGATGTATTTAAGACGTACTCAGAAATAGACCAAAATGTAATTGTATATCAAGCAGCAAATAGACAAAACCATATTGATCAAGGGCAGTCTATTAACATTATGGTGCACCCAGATATGCCAATTAAAGATGTAAATAAAGTGTACATTAATGCTTGGAAATTAGGCGTAAAATCTATGTATTACCAACACAGTATGAATGCTGCACAAAAATTTAAACAAAAGAAAGACTGTTTAAATTGCGAAGGATAA
- a CDS encoding LytR/AlgR family response regulator transcription factor, which yields MINAVIVDDELKAIKSLSWEISNFKEIINVVATFNNPEEALVYLKKNKIDCLFLDIEMPTMDGFQFLERIEKRDFAVVITTAYNDYAIKALKNEAIDYLLKPIDTDDLKDTLEKVEKHNYHFDNTEKFEKILTGFNEKFNQRKITVSTDGKLIFLESDEILFVESEGNYSTIHTIGNKKIVLTKKLKEVDQLLPSNHFFRIHNSFIINLNKIKEFLKTDGYVIIEGNHKIPVSRQRKSEFLEKF from the coding sequence ATGATAAATGCTGTAATTGTAGACGACGAGCTTAAAGCAATAAAAAGTTTGTCTTGGGAAATTTCTAATTTCAAAGAAATTATTAATGTTGTAGCTACTTTTAACAATCCAGAAGAAGCCCTTGTTTATCTAAAAAAAAATAAAATAGATTGTCTTTTTTTAGATATTGAAATGCCAACCATGGATGGTTTTCAATTCTTAGAACGAATTGAAAAAAGAGATTTTGCTGTGGTTATTACAACTGCTTATAATGACTACGCAATTAAAGCATTAAAAAACGAAGCAATAGATTATCTTTTAAAACCGATTGACACCGATGATTTAAAAGACACACTAGAAAAGGTTGAGAAACATAACTATCATTTTGATAATACAGAAAAATTTGAAAAAATATTAACTGGTTTTAATGAGAAGTTTAATCAACGAAAAATTACTGTTAGTACAGACGGAAAACTTATCTTCTTAGAGTCTGATGAAATTTTATTTGTAGAGTCTGAAGGAAATTATTCAACAATACATACTATAGGAAACAAAAAAATTGTCTTAACAAAAAAACTTAAAGAGGTAGATCAATTATTGCCTTCAAATCATTTTTTTAGAATTCATAATTCATTTATCATCAATTTAAATAAAATTAAAGAATTCTTAAAAACAGATGGTTATGTTATAATTGAAGGAAATCATAAAATACCTGTTTCTCGTCAAAGAAAATCTGAGTTTTTAGAAAAATTTTAA
- a CDS encoding addiction module protein, with protein sequence MSLQEKRKELAKWILETDENILNEVEAVYKLHSKSEEISDAHKTILDKRLKLHKESPKSGRNWNEVKSELSLKYGV encoded by the coding sequence ATGAGTCTTCAGGAAAAAAGAAAAGAATTAGCAAAATGGATTTTAGAAACAGATGAAAACATTCTAAATGAAGTAGAAGCTGTTTATAAACTACATTCTAAAAGTGAAGAAATTTCTGATGCACATAAAACAATTTTAGATAAAAGATTAAAACTTCACAAGGAAAGCCCAAAGAGCGGTAGAAATTGGAACGAAGTAAAATCTGAATTATCATTAAAATATGGCGTTTAA
- a CDS encoding type II toxin-antitoxin system RelE/ParE family toxin — MAFKVVIKPEAEQELLEALKWYDSKEINLGSELYFEISKLIDAIQENPNLFQKRYKDFRITFTKRFRYGIHYTLEKDIIYIHAILHTSQKSPK, encoded by the coding sequence ATGGCGTTTAAAGTTGTCATTAAACCAGAAGCTGAACAAGAACTCCTAGAAGCTTTAAAATGGTATGATTCTAAAGAAATAAACCTTGGTTCTGAATTGTATTTTGAAATTTCAAAACTTATAGATGCAATTCAAGAAAACCCTAATTTATTTCAAAAACGATACAAAGATTTTAGAATTACTTTTACAAAAAGATTTAGATACGGAATTCACTATACTTTAGAAAAAGACATTATTTATATTCATGCTATTCTTCACACAAGTCAAAAATCACCAAAATAG